The sequence below is a genomic window from Novosphingobium sp. KACC 22771.
CTTGGCGGCTCGGCCCATTGCGAAGACCTCGTCCTCATCACGGACGATGGCTGTGAAACCATCCATTCCTCTCCTCCAGCGGTGATTGTCGTATGACCAGAAGCTTTATCCTTTCCGCCGGTGTCGGTGATCCGGCGCTGGCCGAACCTGCCACCTCCGCGCAAATCCTGACCGCCGCCGAGGCGGCCGGGGTCGATCTGCTGCTGCTGGGCCGCCACGACAGTCTGCCGTTTGATCCGCAGGTGATTGCCGCCTGGGCCGCGCCGCGCGTTTCGCGCCTTGGTGTGGTGCCTCTCGTGTCCACCCGCATCGCGCATCCCTTTCATGTGGCGCGCGCGCTTTCGGCGATTGATTTCCTGTCGGGCGGGTTGCTGGGCTGGGCGCCCGTGGCGCAAGGGGGCAGCGCGGCGCAACTGGCCGATATGGTGCGGGCAACCCGCGCATTGTGGGATGGCTGGGACGAGGATTGCCTGATCATCGACAAGGAAGCCGGGCGCTATCTGGACACCACCAAAGTGCGCCCCAGCAATTATGTCGGCACACATTATTCCGTGCGCGGGCCGGTCAATGCGATGCGGCCAAAGCAGGGCCATCCGCTGCTGGTCTGCGATGCGGCCTCGCCTTTTGCGGTGCCGGGCATCGACGTGGTGATCGCGGCCGAGGGGCAGGCATTCCCCGCCGCCGCCCGCCGCCTTCTGCGCGTGGAGCCCGACATTGATGTTGCCGCCATGGCGGCGCGGTTTGAAGCGGGCGAGATTGACGGGTTGCATGTCGATCTGGCCCATCCGCTGGCCGAACTTGGCCGGATCGGCGAGAGCCTGTCGGCGCTGACCCGCGGGCGTGCAGCCGAGGGCACCCTGCGCGAGAGGCTGGGCCTGCCGCTGACGCTGCGCAACGTTTATGAGGAGATTGCCTGATGCCCCGTCCGATCCATCTTTGGGCCTTTCTTCAGGGCATCGGCCATTATCCCAGCGGGTGGCGCCACCCCGGCGCCGATCCGGCGGGCGTGTTCACCATGGACTATTATGCGCGGGTTGGCCGTCTGGTCGAAAAGGGCCGGTTTGACGCCATCGTGTTCGGCGATCAGTTGCAGTCGCGCGGCGTGCATGGCCGGGCGCCCGAACATCTGGCCATGCCGACGCTCGACCCGATGGCGCTGCTCTCGGCCATTGCATCGGTCACGCAGCATGTCGGGCTGGTGAACACGCTTTCCACCACCTATTGGTCGCCCGAGGGGCTGGCCGAGCGGTTTGCCACGATGGACCGGATCAGCGGCGGACGTGCGGGATGGAACATCGTGACCACCGCGCATCCCGACACTGCGCCCAATTTCGGCGATGACGAACTCCCGGAAAAATCGCTGCGTTATAAAATGGCGGCGCAAACC
It includes:
- a CDS encoding LLM class flavin-dependent oxidoreductase; this translates as MTRSFILSAGVGDPALAEPATSAQILTAAEAAGVDLLLLGRHDSLPFDPQVIAAWAAPRVSRLGVVPLVSTRIAHPFHVARALSAIDFLSGGLLGWAPVAQGGSAAQLADMVRATRALWDGWDEDCLIIDKEAGRYLDTTKVRPSNYVGTHYSVRGPVNAMRPKQGHPLLVCDAASPFAVPGIDVVIAAEGQAFPAAARRLLRVEPDIDVAAMAARFEAGEIDGLHVDLAHPLAELGRIGESLSALTRGRAAEGTLRERLGLPLTLRNVYEEIA